One window of Flavobacterium ammonificans genomic DNA carries:
- the pnuC gene encoding nicotinamide riboside transporter PnuC, with the protein MIEFFFSQYKDYQTYDIVLEIIAVILGIASVWYAKKDNILVFPTGMISTFIYVYLLWKWTLWGDMMINGYYFTMSVYGWYCWTRKKDGIVEFPISVISNAEKRMSLFIFIFTTAFVVAVYLYFDKFNTWYAYVDTFVTGIFFIGMWLMAKRKIENWVFWIIGDLVSIPLYFGKGLFFTSFQYVVFTIVAVYGYLEWKKTLNSSQQALKEY; encoded by the coding sequence TCTTTTCGCAATATAAAGACTATCAAACCTACGACATTGTTTTAGAAATAATTGCCGTTATTTTAGGAATTGCCAGTGTTTGGTATGCTAAAAAGGATAATATTTTAGTATTCCCAACCGGTATGATTAGCACGTTTATTTATGTGTATCTGCTTTGGAAATGGACCCTTTGGGGAGACATGATGATTAACGGCTACTACTTTACTATGAGTGTATACGGTTGGTATTGTTGGACACGAAAAAAAGATGGCATTGTTGAATTTCCTATTTCTGTCATTTCGAATGCCGAGAAGCGTATGTCCCTATTTATATTTATCTTTACTACCGCATTTGTAGTCGCGGTTTATCTTTATTTTGATAAGTTTAATACATGGTATGCCTATGTAGATACATTTGTTACCGGAATTTTCTTTATTGGAATGTGGCTTATGGCCAAACGTAAAATAGAAAATTGGGTATTTTGGATTATTGGAGATCTAGTCTCAATTCCTTTATATTTTGGTAAAGGATTATTCTTTACAAGTTTTCAATATGTAGTATTTACAATTGTTGCCGTATACGGCTATTTAGAATGGAAGAAAACCTTAAACAGCTCCCAACAGGCGCTAAAAGAATACTAA
- a CDS encoding AAA family ATPase, which produces MEENLKQLPTGAKRILKIALFGPESTGKTTLAKQLAEYYQTDWVPEFARDYLQEKWDKHQAICDVNDMLPIAYGQTQLENEKMATANQYLFCDTNLMVTKVFSEVYYNYCDPLLDQAAREHEYDLFFLTNIDVPWEKDDLRDKPEGRETVFSVFKQSLIDNNKPFITLSGDASLRLKKAVSIIDDLTVALQNGQTSLEFVQMYLNGINK; this is translated from the coding sequence ATGGAAGAAAACCTTAAACAGCTCCCAACAGGCGCTAAAAGAATACTAAAAATTGCCTTATTTGGTCCCGAAAGTACCGGCAAAACAACCTTGGCAAAACAATTGGCAGAATACTACCAAACTGATTGGGTTCCTGAATTTGCACGCGACTATCTTCAAGAAAAATGGGACAAACACCAAGCCATTTGTGATGTAAATGATATGTTACCTATTGCTTACGGCCAAACCCAACTCGAAAACGAAAAAATGGCAACAGCCAATCAGTATCTGTTTTGCGATACCAATTTAATGGTGACCAAAGTTTTCTCCGAAGTATATTACAACTATTGCGATCCTCTGTTAGACCAAGCAGCTCGCGAACACGAATACGATTTGTTTTTCTTAACCAATATCGATGTGCCGTGGGAGAAAGATGATTTGCGAGACAAACCTGAAGGTCGTGAAACAGTTTTTAGCGTTTTCAAACAATCCTTAATTGACAACAACAAACCATTCATTACCCTTTCTGGCGATGCTAGTTTACGACTTAAAAAAGCAGTTTCTATAATTGATGACTTAACCGTTGCATTACAAAATGGGCAAACTTCACTAGAATTTGTTCAAATGTATCTTAACGGAATTAATAAATAA